Proteins encoded in a region of the Planococcus citri chromosome 1, ihPlaCitr1.1, whole genome shotgun sequence genome:
- the hlk gene encoding uncharacterized protein hlk isoform X3, with amino-acid sequence MSVSLCWKSRTMFCVLRTLAILLVLSAVAFDFAAAAKKDASVPAPKAAETSKANPSTKHSEPVIEDVTAKQLEKVLNEKDYVAVFWYTRSCHTCDKVLEELENIDDDTDSFGVDFVKINDKRLAKHYGIKNFPALTYFREKEPIIYEGDLMDEESVLNFLTSLEALDLPDRIEEVNSKILQKIIDDTDFVAVLFCPEQDSCATKSPNKQNCRKCAKVLQELENIDDEADQLGIGFVKIADDALAEEYNLGELPKLVYYRHQIPIVYENELTKEEDVLEWLVQNKSTGDEDDVIEEVTAKTLETLISSVDYLVVLFYDNDEEESQIVLGELEKIDDDCDRHGIQFVKIDDTKVAQEFGIDTVPAIVYFEKKIPNLYDGNLENEEEILEWLVSQLEKDEIEDITDEMLDRLIKDGKTLAVLFYDDNDRKSLRVLNELENIDDECDKLGVTFVKIDNSDEAKEYGIEKLPALVYFEKGIPLMYKGNLEEEEKVLAWIEHQLQSDEIEDVTDEMLDILIERMPHVAALFYDKNQKKSQKVLTELENIDDECDQNDIAFVKIDDQKEAQEYGVTSLPQLIFFEKRIPHVYEGDLLKEEELLSWLIHQKRHSEIPEVTNKMVDKLVETVPYLAVLFYDKDDKQDIRILNELENIDDELDKEGIVIVRIDNDEEAKEYGIDHLPTLVYFENRIPALYEGDLINEEEVLSWLMEQKSTATIEEVTDEILKGLVEEHEYVLVYFSGRCEEGEKCDKILDGFENIDDELDESGIVFVTTEDQNIAKEYSIKSFPALVFFRNKEPLHYSGDLEDEDEVLSWLNEDSTLEIPGKIEEVNGKMLDKILNETEHVVVFFYKEGDKKSQKILAELENIDDECEEKGISFVKTSDDGIDKEYDLAELPAVVYYRNRFRKIYNGDLMHEEAILAWVLDLYVSTPDVIESVDRKTLQVLINDVEHLAVFFYSDKCDTCESILNDLETIDDDTDKHGIQFVKSKDSKLASELGIFSFPALVYYETGVPIMYDGNLLDESEVLDWMMRQKTDESIEDIDRDGLFEYIDTKEFLAVVWYTEDDAAMARVIRHIELIDDEALEYGIKIVKCTDKLMAKKFGFRNLPGITYFRKGKFINYDGDIEDDEELLDWLTDPSNMEMTDHIEKVNRKMFEKIRQTSDYVAVFFYSDDCKQCNRVLAELEHIDDEADDFGIDFVKINDKQFSKEMGVFALPAVVFFKLGSKEPVIYAGDLYDEEEILNWLMTQKDPSGDVIEELEGEKLLHAIHTSESLAVFFYQMNECDQCSQILEELENIDDDCDRHGITFVKTQDFSLAENFGVSELPSLVYFENQIPNMFEGDLTEEEEVLQWLITQRTEDRIELITRAMLEAMVEDTQYLAVYFYKETCHICDQILEGLESIDDECDVFGIHLVKIQDPQLAKRYSIKTFPALVYFRNGNPLLFEGDLQNEESVLEWLIDDDNRELADEIEEVNSRMLERLLDESLFLAVFFYDKDCEDCDDILEELEIIDGEADLFGIDMVKISDSEAAQKYGIVNMPSLVYFRKRIPLLYDGDLLDAEKILTWLTSQDVFEIKNEIEEVNRKMLSKLLDENEFLAVYFYEKNSPISMKVLDRLERIDGETDDMDITFVKMGDPRYARKWGVTKLPAIVYFRNRFPSIYRGECESEDEVLDWLRKNRYRQPELNVFMYGLIALTLAFVSYTIFLLYGFPNHPKTS; translated from the exons ATACACGAAGCTGTCATACCTGTGATAAAGTTTTAGAAGAATTAGAAAATATAGACGACGACACGGACAGTTTTGGGgtagattttgtgaaaataaacgataaaaGACTGGCTAAACATTATGGCATCAAGAATTTCCCAGCACTCACCTACTTCCGAGAGAAGGAACCAATCATTTACGAAG GAGATTTAATGGACGAAGAAAGTGTGTTGAATTTCTTAACGAGCTTGGAAGCTTTGGATTTACCAGATCGAATCGAAGAAgtgaactcgaaaattttacaaaaaatcatcgACGATACGGATTTTGTGGCCGTTCTATTCT GTCCGGAGCAAGATAGCTGTGCTACGAAGTCTccca ATAAACAAAATTGCCGGAAATGCGCCAAAGTACTACAAGAATTGGAAAACATTGACGACGAAGCGGATCAACTAGGCATAGGTTTCGTTAAAATAGCGGATGACGCGTTAGCCGAAGAATACAATTTGGGCGAGCTTCCAAAACTGGTGTATTATCGACATCAAATTCCAATCGTGTACGAAA ATGAGTTGACTAAAGAGGAAGATGTGTTAGAATGGTTGGTACAAAATAAATCAACTGGAGATGAAGACGATGTTATCGAAGAAGTAACCGCCAAAACACTGGAAACTCTTATATCATCGGTGGATTACTTAGTCGTTCTTTTCT acGACAACGACGAAGAAGAATCTCAAATTGTACTCGGTGAATTGGAGAAAATTGACGACGACTGCGACAGACATGGAATCCAGTTTGTAAAAATAGACGACACCAAGGTAGCCCAAGAATTTGGAATTGATACTGTACCTGCCATTGTTTACTTTGAGAAGAAAATACCAAATTTATACGATG GTAATTTGGAAAACGAAGAAGAAATACTGGAATGGTTAGTCAGCCAATTAGAGAAAGACGAAATCGAAGATATCACCGACGAAATGCTCGACAGGCTGATAAAGGACGGTAAAACCCTGGCTGTGCTGTTtt atgacGACAACGACAGAAAGTCTTTACGAGTTCTAAACGAATTGGAGAACATAGACGACGAATGCGACAAACTTGGagtaacttttgtaaaaattgataattcggaCGAAGCTAAAGAATacggaattgaaaaattacccgcACTTGTGTACTTCGAAAAAGGAATTCCTCTCATGTACAAAG GAAATctggaagaagaagaaaaagtttTGGCTTGGATCGAACATCAACTACAAAGCGACGAAATCGAAGACGTAACCGACGAAATGTTGGATATTTTAATTGAGAGGATGCCTCACGTGGCTGCTTTATTCT AtgacaaaaaccaaaaaaaaagtcaaaaagttcTCACCGAGTTGGAAAACATCGACGACGAATGCGATCAGAATGACATAGCTTTTGTGAAAATCGACGATCAAAAAGAAGCTCAAGAATACGGAGTGACGTCATTACCCCaactgatattttttgaaaaaagaattccgCACGTTTACGAAG GAGATTTACTAAAAGAGGAAGAATTACTCAGTTGGCTTATCCATCAGAAAAGGCACAGTGAAATACCTGAAGTGACCAATAAAATGGTTGATAAGCTTGTCGAGACTGTACCTTACTTGGCTGTGTTATTCT ACGATAAAGATGATAAACAAGATATACGAATTTTAAACGAACTGGAAAACATCGACGACGAATTGGACAAAGAAGGTATCGTTATAGTTAGGATAGATAATGACGAAGAAGCCAAAGAATACGGAATCGATCACCTACCCACATTGGTATACTTTGAAAACAGAATACCTGCTTTGTACGAAg GTGATTTAATCAACGAAGAAGAAGTACTCAGTTGGTTAATGGAGCAAAAATCTACTGCAACGATCGAAGAAGTTACTGACGAAATCTTGAAAGGATTAGTGGAGGAGCACGAATATGTTTTGGTTTATTTCA GTGGAAGATGCGAAGAAGGCGAAAAATGCGACAAAATTTTAGATGGTTTTGAAAACATCGACGATGAATTGGACGAAAGTGGAATCGTTTTTGTGACCACTGAAGACCAAAATATTGCCAAAGAGTACAGTATCAAAAGTTTTCCAGCTTTAGTATTCTTCCGCAACAAGGAACCTTTGCATTATAGTG GCGACCTCGAAGACGAAGATGAAGTTTTATCGTGGCTGAACGAAGACAGCACTTTGGAAATTCCAGGCAAAATCGAAGAAGTAAATGGCAAAATGTTGGATAAGATTTTAAACGAGACCGAGCATGTCGTGGTATTTTTCT ATAAAGAAGGCGAcaagaaaagtcaaaaaattttagccgAATTGGAAAATATAGACGACGAATGCGAAGAAAAAGGCATAAGTTTTGTCAAAACGTCCGACGATGGTATAGATAAAGAATACGATTTAGCTGAATTACCAGCTGTTGTCTATTATAGAAACCGATTCCGCAAAATTTATAACG GTGATCTAATGCACGAGGAAGCTATATTAGCCTGGGTGCTGGATTTGTACGTATCGACGCCTGATGTCATTGAAAGTGTGGACAGAAAAACGTTACAAGTTTTGATCAATGATGTGGAGCACTTGGCTGTGTTTTTCT ATAGCGATAAATGCGATACTTGCGAATCGATATTGAACGATTTAGAAACCATCGACGACGACACAGATAAACACGGTATTCAGTTTGTAAAATCCAAAGATTCTAAACTCGCTTCTGAATTGGGCATATTCAGCTTTCCAGCTCTAGTGTATTATGAAACCGGTGTTCCCATCATGTACGATG GAAATTTATTGGACGAAAGCGAAGTGCTGGACTGGATGATGAGGCAAAAAACTGACGAAAGCATCGAAGATATCGACCGAGATGGCCTCTTCGAATATATCGATACAAAAGAATTTTTGGCTGTGGTTTGGT ATACAGAAGACGATGCGGCCATGGCTCGAGTCATCCGCCATATCGAATTAATCGACGACGAGGCTTTAGAATATGGGATCAAAATAGTGAAATGTACCGATAAGTTGATGGCGAAAAAATTTGGGTTTCGTAACTTGCCCGGAATTACGTATTTTCGGAAAGGCAAATTCATCAATTACGACG GAGACATCGAAGACGATGAGGAATTATTAGACTGGTTAACGGATCCTTCAAATATGGAAATGACCGATCACATCGAAAAAGTCaatagaaaaatgtttgagaaaattagGCAAACTTCCGATTACGTGGCGGTTTTCTTTT ATAGTGACGACTGCAAACAATGCAATAGAGTATTAGCCGAATTGGAACACATCGACGATGAAGCCGACGACTTTGGAatagattttgtgaaaataaacgataaacaattttccaaagaaaTGGGTGTTTTTGCTCTTCCAgcagttgtttttttcaaactgggTTCGAAAGAACCTGTAATTTACGctg GAGACTTGTACGATGAAGAGGAAATATTAAACTGGTTAATGACGCAAAAGGATCCTTCAGGAGATGTAATCGAAGAACTGGAGGGGGAGAAATTACTACACGCCATTCATACTTCGGAATCATTGGCAGTCTTTTTCT ATCAAATGAACGAATGTGATCAATGTAGTCAAATTTTAGAAGAGTTGGAGAACATTGATGACGACTGCGACCGTCACGGAATCACTTTCGTTAAAACACAA GATTTTTCATTGGCAGAAAATTTCGGAGTATCAGAGCTACCTTCGTtggtgtattttgaaaatcaaatcccGAACATGTTTGAAG GCGATTTAACGGAAGAAGAAGAGGTACTTCAGTGGTTGATCACACAGAGGACGGAAGATCGAATAGAACTGATCACCAGAGCAATGCTAGAAGCGATGGTTGAGGACACGCAATACTTGGCTGTGTATTTCT ATAAGGAAACGTGCCACATTTGCGATCAAATTCTGGAAGGATTAGAAAGTATCGATGACGAATGTGACGTATTTGGAATCCATCtcgtcaaaattcaagatcCTCAGTTAGCCAAACGTTACTCCATCAAAACCTTTCCCGCTTTAGTCTATTTTCGAAATGGCAATCCTCTTTTATTTGAAG GAGATCTACAAAACGAAGAATCAGTTTTGGAATGGCTTATTGACGATGATAATCGCGAATTAGCAGATGAAATCGAAGAAGTGAACAGTCGTATGCTGGAAAGATTACTGGATGAGTCGCTATTTCTggctgtattttttt atgACAAAGACTGTGAAGACTGCGACGATATTTTGGAAGAGCTGGAAATTATAGACGGCGAAGCTGACTTATTTG GTATCGATATGGTAAAAATATCAGATTCCGAAGCGGCTCAAAAATATGGAATCGTAAACATGCCTTCTTTAGTATATTTCAGAAAGCGTATCCCATTACTATACGATG gcgATTTGTTGGATGCGGAAAAAATTCTAACCTGGTTAACGTCACAAgatgtttttgaaatcaaaaatgaaattgaagaagtGAATAGAAAGATGTTGTCAAAACTCCtggatgaaaatgaatttttggctgTTTATTTTT ATGAAAAGAATTCACCGATCAGTATGAAAGTGTTGGATCGTTTGGAAAGAATAGACGGTGAAACTGATGATATGGAtataacttttgtaaaaatgggTGATCCACGGTACGCCCGAAAATGGGGTGTAACAAAACTGCCAGCCATAGTTTACTTTAGAAATAGATTTCCTAGCATTTACAGAG GAGAATGTGAATCAGAAGATGAAGTATTAGACTGGTTAAGAAAAAACCGATACCGGCAGCCAGAATTGAACGTATTCATGTACGGTTTGATAGCCCTTACTCTGGCATTTGTCAGTTACACCATATTCCTTCTATATGGATTCCCTAATCACCCAAAGACATCGTAA